A window of Terriglobales bacterium genomic DNA:
CCACGCTTTCCGCGCTGCGCATCGGGAAACTGATGCTGGAAGCGGGTGTGCCGCCGGGGGTGGTGAATATCCTGCCGGGACAGGGCTCGGTAGTCGGCATGGCGCTGGTGAAACATCCCGGCGTGGACAAGGTCGCCTTCACCGGCTCGACCGTGGTGGGCAAGGAAGTGATGCGCAGCGCGGCTGACACCGTGAAGCGTCTGACGCTCGAGCTGGGCGGCAAGTCGCCCAACATCGTGTTTGCCGATGCCGACATGGAAGCCGCCATTCGCGGCGCTGCCAACGGCATCTTCTACGGCAAGGGCGAAGTCTGCGCCGCCGGTTCCCGCCTGTTCGTGGAGAAGAAGGTCCATGACCAGTTCATGGAGAAGCTGGTGGATCGCACCAAGAAGCTCAAGCCCGGCGATCCGCTCGACCCCAAGACCCGCCTGGGCGCCATCGTCAGCGAGCAGCAGATGAAGACCGTGCTGGCCTACATCGAGAAGGGCAAGCAGGAAGGCGCCAGCCTGGTGGCCGGCGGCAGCCGCGCGTCGGTGGACGGGGGCAAGGGATATTTCATCGAGCCCACGATTTTCGACGCCGTGGACAACCAGATGACCATCGCGCAGGAAGAGATTTTCGGGCCGGTGCTGGCCACCATCAGCTTCGAGGATCCGGAGGAAGTGGCTGCACTCGCCAACCAGAACATCTACGGTCTGGCGGCGGCGGTGTGGACCAACGACATCAAGAAGGCGCACACCGTGGCGCGCCGACTGAAGGCGGGCACGGTGTGGGTGAATGCCTACAACCTGTACGACGTGGCGCTTCCGTTCGGCGGTTACAAGCAGTCCGGATTCGGCCGCGAGTTGGGCATGCACGCCATCGAGCACTACACGGAACTCAAGAGCGTCTGGGTGAATCTATAAAGGAAAGCGATCATGCCGGGAAAAATCTTCAAGATCGGAACGTTC
This region includes:
- a CDS encoding aldehyde dehydrogenase family protein; translated protein: MLTATKAKIEPGKLLIGGEWRDSSNGQTFETVNPATGEVLTHIAQGTLEDVETAVAAARKAFDDAGGPWQKMTASERGKVLWRVADLIERDIEEIAEIETLDNGKPIFESRYVDVPTVADVFRYYAGWATKIHGETINSRANAFTYTLREPVGVVAAIVPWNFPLLLAAWKIAPALATGNTVIWKPATQTTLSALRIGKLMLEAGVPPGVVNILPGQGSVVGMALVKHPGVDKVAFTGSTVVGKEVMRSAADTVKRLTLELGGKSPNIVFADADMEAAIRGAANGIFYGKGEVCAAGSRLFVEKKVHDQFMEKLVDRTKKLKPGDPLDPKTRLGAIVSEQQMKTVLAYIEKGKQEGASLVAGGSRASVDGGKGYFIEPTIFDAVDNQMTIAQEEIFGPVLATISFEDPEEVAALANQNIYGLAAAVWTNDIKKAHTVARRLKAGTVWVNAYNLYDVALPFGGYKQSGFGRELGMHAIEHYTELKSVWVNL